The sequence ACCACCTCACACATAACGAAATGGAAATGTGGCTGAAACGGACGACTCTGCTGTTGCTGACAGGTAAGAGTCAAGATAACAGGCAATACACAGACAAATAACTATGAATACATAACATGAGGCTGAGAGATTAAGGAATAAACAGACAGAAATGTCATGTGTGCCGAGCTAGACACATTTGTTTGTATAGTTTCTTTGTAACTGGCTAACTGGAAAAGAGATACATGTTCTTTAAATGAAgtttacaaatatttacatttaaaaatgtctCAGATCTGGTCAtgtatctatgtatctatcagAGTTGAAAGAAGTACTTAGATTGTTTActtaaataatgtaaaaatactcagttacaagTCTAGTCGTgcattcaaaattgtacttaagtaaaacaaaaaagtactagcatcaaaatatacttgatAAGTaccaaagtaccaaaagtaaaagtactcattatgcagaatggccCATTTAAGCACCAGATATATTTGAGAtattgtattataattattgatcaatTACATGTACATCACTTCAATGTAGCATTTGGTAAAggtgtatctatctatctatctttcttTACAGTGGCAGCTCTGGTGGCATCAGGTAAAGATGTGATTATTCAAACACAAAGGAGAGCGGAAGTTCCTGCTGGTTCCTCTGTGACTTTCTTCTGTCCTGTGACTTCCCTCTGCCATGTGAGGATAGGGAAACTCGATGGATATCGGGTGAACTGGTTATTTAATTCCTCTGGACCTTCATCGGGTGGCGTACGCAAATTATCAAACGACATCTCTAACAATTCTTCAAAGTCCTCCACCGTGGTGTCCAACAAAACAAAGCAGAACATTGataaaaacaaatatactcTGATAAATGCAACAACAAATGACACCGGATGGTACTTTTGCATTATCATCGTTGAGATTCCCGTTTTGAAACATTGTGAAAGCAACGGAACAGAATTAGTTATCAGTAAGTATAACTTGTTAATGATAAAGCTGGTGACACTCTACTttaagtcaatcaatcaatcaatgtttatttatatagcccaatatcacaaatgttacatttgtctcagtggtcttcacagtgtgtacagaatatcagtatgacaatacgacaccctctgtccttagaccctcacatcgtacaaggaaaaacttccaaagaaaacccagtttaaagggaaaaatgggagaaacctcagggagagcaacagaggagggatccctctcccaggacggacagacgtgcaatagatgccgtgtgtaaattgaaaagataatacatttgcaacataggtagtccaaatgtttggaaatgcatgtgtgtatattaggaagatgaatccacgaggatatccatccaggacctatgatccaggaccacagccacgactcaagatccagcgctcacgatccaggacacaggaccgcaggatcatccatgactccggatcccagcgtatatagacaccaaaaagaaagacatttggggaagctgggttaatcggaacatgagtgtacacgagtatagacagagagaaggaagaagtaagatgtcccccgacaaactaagcctatatcagcaaaactaggggctgaatctaagtCCGCCTATTTAACATGTATAAACCGTAGACAAAAATGTAATGAATTATTCATAACAGACTATAATGACTATTGttgcacacatacagtataaggAAATGTGCAATTATAACATCTTCTCATCCCATTTTAAATgaactgtttttcattatcgGTTCATACACCAGACTAGGTgccgtattattattatattggtGCCCACAGCAGGagtagttgttaaaaataacgaCATTATAGTGTCTTATAAACCATTTATAACATCTTAACGTGCTGCTTATAAATGCTAAATAGAGGTACATAAAGAAAAGTGTTGCCATAAAGCTAAAGTTAAGGGATTTCTTTAAATGTTCTGGCTTGCTTTGACTACATAAAAGTATAATTTCCTTTTCTCTGTGACAGCGGAGAGCAAGGAACTCACAACATACCTGTCACTGCCCAAACTGACGGGTAAACAAggtttgtttgtgtgcatgcatgatgtccatatgtatgtatgtgtgtgtgcatgggtGTGTGTACGCAGGGTTTTGTAAAATTACAGTTGGTTCCTGAATATAAGTTTGCAATTTTTGTAATTAGTAACGGTCTTTAGATTGAATTATAAAAAAAGGTTTGAATCTCATCTGGAACATTTCTTATAACTTTAAaagaaatacataaaaaatactGCACTTTATACAAAACTAAGTCTAAACACAACTAAGTATTTCaaataatatttatataataCTGGGTTGCttaacatataataataatcataatgattatttaatttatattatgTATTAATAATCTAAATCTGCAAAGAAGCTAGTAACAAAAGacgttaaatacatgtagtggagtaaaacgtACAAAATGTAGTTGCGtaaacatattatttgtatacattttatCTAATCTAAATTATTTTATacgacttcaaaataaaagactacAAATTAATTAAAACAATTGCGGCATCCACTACAGCTTAGTTCTacaaatataattgttttcctCATTAAATAAAGCAAATTCAATGCAAAATAAACAAATGTTCCATAAttcaaagattaaaatataattaaatgaTTCTTGACATTGTAACAATAATGCAATCCAGGCTGATTATAGTCACTTTTAATTTGTTTCCAGGTCATCTGTTACTAACCAACCCTGTATTTACCTATAGCTCTGATGAAGAAAAATGCAGCTTTTTCTGTGCCCTGCGAAGCCTGAGCTTTTATTCTGGTAAACATCTATTGTTGTTGTGCCCATTGCTCTGAACTGACGAGTGTGTCAGTTTGACGAGTGGGTCATGACACCTGAAGTGAGATCAACTGTATTCCGTGATGTGTGAACTTCTGCACTCACAAGTGTTATGTTGTGGTTCACAGCACACTTTAAAACTCATCCCTTTCCATGCTTTAAGTGATTTCTCTCTAAAGGAAGTTATCTCAGCCTTATTCTTGTACATTGGCCAATGTGAGAATGACTTGTAAGCCATTTTTGCCCAAACACTATATTGAGTATGATAGGTAAAAGTGCCACATTTGCTCaggtcttaaaggtcccatttctactgatcatgattccattgttgaggtatactaaaatagatttatattgtgcaattctcCAATCACACATTGgttttacatgcatacaaaaaacgacatactgtaacacacaaggggacggttaataaccagaaaagcatgacatgggacctttaagtatctAGTCGTACAACATTTTAGATGACGTGAAAAATGATATTTTGTTACTATTGAAGTGAAAACACTTCCATTGTGATTGTTAATTATCATCCACATCAAGTATAGTTTTACACGGTATATGTGAGCATGTCTTTGACATTTAAAGCGTTTGCAGATACATCATACTTTATTTAGTCTATAAGctattttttttctcttttattctaAAATATAATGAGATTTAAATGGATAATATAATCCCAGTTTTAAGACTAAAGTATGAGGGGAAAAAAACTTTCCTGAGATTTGTGCGTAGAAAAGAGAACAAATCTTAGCTGTGGGCAGAAATACATCAACGCTCTATGATTCATTGTGTGTGTAAATCGACTTACTTCGATACAGTAGATACATTGACATGATTGTGATCACATATCATAACAACGTTTTTCTCTTGCAGCCACCATGTCCCCCACAGagagcctccctctcctcgacCTGTGGATGTGGATCTCTTTGGGGGTTTCTACTTTCATCCTGATCGTCCTGCTGGTTGTGTGTTTATTGCTGAGAAGAAGACATCGCAGAAGCAGAGGTACCCATCttcttttttaatatatgatcaTGTACCAgtcgtgtcaaactcaatttcactaAGTGCCTCATGCAATGGGAAGATTTATTCACAGGCTTTAATTcatttaggcaaggcaaggcaaggcaagtttatttatatagcacttttcgacgcagggtaattcaaagtgctttacaaaaaaaaaaaaaatgaaagacattaagcattaaaaaagaaaagctaataaaataaacattaaggaaaaatacatggataaaagttacagtgcagtctaaaatatgaatagttcaattaaacattacaagaaaaagtacatggataaaagttacagtgcagtttaagatatgaatagttcaattaaaagcagcgacaaaaagaaaagtcttcagcctggatttaaaagtattcaGAGTTGCAATGGAccggcaggtttctgggagtttgttccagatatttggagcataataactgaacgctgcttctccaggtttagttctgactctggggacataaagctgaccagtccctgaagacctgagagatctggatggttcatagtttagcaggaggtcagtaatgtattttgggcctaaaccattcagtgctttataaaccagcagcaatattttgaaatctattctttgacacacaggaagccagtgtaaagacttcagaacaggagtgatgtgatccactttcttagtgttagtgaggactcgagcagcggcgttctgaatcagctgcagcttcctaatagattttttagtgagacctgtgaag is a genomic window of Pseudochaenichthys georgianus chromosome 4, fPseGeo1.2, whole genome shotgun sequence containing:
- the LOC117445068 gene encoding uncharacterized protein produces the protein MEMWLKRTTLLLLTVAALVASGKDVIIQTQRRAEVPAGSSVTFFCPVTSLCHVRIGKLDGYRVNWLFNSSGPSSGGVRKLSNDISNNSSKSSTVVSNKTKQNIDKNKYTLINATTNDTGWYFCIIIVEIPVLKHCESNGTELVITTMSPTESLPLLDLWMWISLGVSTFILIVLLVVCLLLRRRHRRSRAEDPIYANTRPVANKHPSPRPGVLVDTLKKASSSQNLRNPSPARKCHKDKRRCKL